The Kribbella sp. NBC_00662 nucleotide sequence AAGAACAGCGACAACACCGGTACGACGGCGACCCCGAGCAGCTCCGACGACTCGAGCACGAACAGCACCGGCTCCGGTGACAGCAACTCGAGCAGCGGGCTCGGCTCGTCCAGCTCCGGCTCGACCTCGCAAGGTGGGAGCAACGGATCATGACCGCCTCCCGGACCTGGACCGCGTGGAGTTGTACGGTCCGGCTGACCGTCGACGACCCCGCCGTACTGGGCGCGGCCTGTGGTGAGCTCAAGACGCTGATGGACCGGGTCGACAAGGCCGCCAGCCGCTTCCGGCCGGACTCGGAGCTGTCGGCCGTGAACAGTCGCGCCGGTGCACTCGTACCGGTGTCCCGTCTGCTCGTCGATCTCGTCGACGTCAGCCTGGTCGCGGCCCAGATGAGCGGCGGCGCCGTCGACCCGACCGTCGGCCCGGCGGTGATCGCGGCCGGGTACGACGCCGACATCGAGACCGTACGGCGTCGCTTCCCGCAGCCACTTGATGGCCCGAAGCCGGTCGTGGGCTGGCAGGAGGTCCGCCTCAATCGCAAGCTCGCCCTGCTCGGCGTACCGACGGACTGCGCTCTCGACCTTGGTGCGACTGCCAAGGCCTGGACCGCCGACCGTGCCGCGAACGTCATCAGCAAGCGCTACGGCTGTGCCGTGCTCGTAGAGATCGGCGGTGACCTCCGAGCCGCTGGTACGCCGACCAAGCCGTGGGTAATAACTGTCGCCGAGCGCGCCGGCGAGAAGGGCGTCCTCGTCACGCTGGCCCATGGCGGACTGACTACGTCGACCCGCACGGTACGGCGTTGGCAGACCCCGACCGGCTACGCGCATCACGTCATCGACCCGCGCACCGGACTGCCCGCGGAAGGTCAGTACCGGACCGCGTCCGTCTGGGCTCCGACCGCAGTACGTGCCAACACCTTCAGTACTGCGCTTGTCGCCACCGGGGACGCCGCGCTCGGTCGACTGAAGCTGGCCGGTCACCCGGCCAGGCTGGTGGCCGAGGACGGTGAGGTCACCGAACTGTCGGGC carries:
- a CDS encoding FAD:protein FMN transferase; translated protein: MTASRTWTAWSCTVRLTVDDPAVLGAACGELKTLMDRVDKAASRFRPDSELSAVNSRAGALVPVSRLLVDLVDVSLVAAQMSGGAVDPTVGPAVIAAGYDADIETVRRRFPQPLDGPKPVVGWQEVRLNRKLALLGVPTDCALDLGATAKAWTADRAANVISKRYGCAVLVEIGGDLRAAGTPTKPWVITVAERAGEKGVLVTLAHGGLTTSTRTVRRWQTPTGYAHHVIDPRTGLPAEGQYRTASVWAPTAVRANTFSTALVATGDAALGRLKLAGHPARLVAEDGEVTELSGWPAASRAA